The Halichondria panicea chromosome 14, odHalPani1.1, whole genome shotgun sequence genome contains a region encoding:
- the LOC135347860 gene encoding heat shock 70 kDa protein 12A-like, which produces MSLSKWIASSEVKVEQNGVQRAKKIIRKGSRTFSPSKNIAAIDFGTKNCSLAYITENDTTNIMKTGVPKLPLNGTFLRVPTAILFNPEGHVLAFGHDARRLFGNLLDIEYSQYLYFEEIKMNLNHEQEISREMQVCASNGKQCYLVDVIAQILKHLKLTFIEDHLQPSGHSFQASDFDWVITVPAIWRAKGKQIMREAGYKAGLCSKETCGRLKVTSAQPLAPPQESSPEKLLLALEPESASLYCHQMLRRGLVAPHCEAPRKKTLGSTYLIVDIGGGTVDVSSHKIVSVKVYPVVEELHQPVGNYCGGTRVNQEFLSFLEKLTGDSELSLYVKTTDPEMNAMNKCELDEIVNVSFEEQKQTFGRLDESSQRDTVIRLPPSFLEIYREAIIDNLALSEDLKEQVTLERRSLRISASQMKVFFTPVVKGIITLLSEHLRRLLEAVQVIYLVGGFGGCPYLYMRIKETFSGQCQIIVPPNPELAVVEGAALFHFNPSFIQARRADATYGKSVIRPFDNFIHDARRKLTDSNGRALCENLFQTIIEIGEVINPDYVYLCTSVPVSSDQMNVHIEIFSSLENAREIWYTDGDDSGGAVKIGELMVDLPPCADNGQKREVEFTFDFSHTEIKVVGFEKTSRLQVKTVIDFLTSHI; this is translated from the exons ATGAGTTTGTCCAAGTGGATTGCTAgttctgaagtaaaagtgGAACAAAATGGAGTGCAAAGAGCAAAGAAAATTATTCGAAAGGGATCCAGGACATTCAGCCCATCCAAAAATATTGCAGCCATTGATTTCGGTACAAAGAATTGTTCTCTCGCATACATCACTGAAAACGACACTACAAACATTATGAAAACAGGTGTTCCCAAACTACCACTAAACGGGACGTTTCTCCGAGTTCCCACGGCAATTTTGTTCAACCCCGAAGGTCATGTGCTTGCATTTGGTCATGACGCCAGAAGACTGTTTGGAAACCTCCTAGACATAGAGTATTCACAGTATTTATATTTTGAGGAGATTAAGATGAATTTGAATCACGAGCAG GAAATTTCCCGTGAGATGCAGGTGTGTGCTTCCAATGGCAAACAGTGTTATTTGGTTGACGTGATTGCTCAAATTCTGAAGCACCTGAAGCTTACATTTATTGAAGACCATCTTCAGCCTAGTGGTCATTCCTTTCAAGCTTCTGATTTCGATTGGGTCATCACAGTTCCTGCAATTTGGAGGGCCAAGGGCAAACAGATAATGAGGGAGGCTGGATACAAG GCTGGTCTCTGCTCTAAAGAAACTTGTGGGAGGCTCAAAGTCACATCAGCACAGCCTCTAGCTCCTCCACAGGAGTCTTCACCTGAAAAATTGTTGCTAGCTCTGGAGCCTGAATCTGCCTCTCTGTACTGTCATCAGATGCTCAGAAGAGGACTTGTGGCTCCTCACTGTGAAGCACCACGCAAGAAAACTCTGGGTTCCACTTATCTGATTGTAGATATCGGAGGTGGCACAGTCGATGTGTCGTCCCATAAAATTGTATCAGTCAAAGTATACCCTGTCGTGGAGGAATTGCATCAACCGGTTGGCAATTACTGTGGTGGAACTCGGGTTAATCAAGAATTCTTGAGTTTTCTCGAGAAGCTAACTGGAGACTCAGAGCTCTCGTTGTATGTTAAGACTACTGACCCAGAGATGAATGCAATGAATAAATGCGAGCTAGACGAAATTGTCAACGTAAGCTTTGAAGAACAGAAACAGACGTTTGGTCGCCTAGATGAGTCGTCACAACGAGATACTGTGATAAGGCTTCCTCCTTCTTTTCTGGAGATTTACCGGGAGGCAATTATCGACAATCTTGCATTAAGCGAAGATCTCAAAGAGCAAGTTACTTTGGAAAGAAGAAGCCTTCGGATATCAGCGTCTCAAATGAAGGTATTCTTTACACCTGTAGTAAAGGGGATAATAACGCTGCTGTCCGAACATTTGAGACGTTTGTTAGAAGCTGTTCAAGTGATTTATTTGGTTGGTGGATTTGGAGGATGCCCGTACTTGTACATGAGAATTAAAGAAACGTTTAGTGGTCAGTGTCAGATAATAGTCCCTCCAAATCCTGAGCTGGCAGTCGTAGAAGGAGCAGCTTTGTTCcactttaacccatcatttaTACAAGCTCGACGAGCTGATGCAACGTATGGAAAATCTGTTATCAGGCCTTTCGATAATTTCATTCATGATGCTCGACGGAAATTAACTGACTCGAATGGTAGAGCGTTATGTGAAAATCTCTTCCAAACTATCATAGAAATCGGTGAAGTCATAAACCCTGATTACGTGTACTTATGCACTAGCGTTCCAGTCAGTTCTGATCAAATGAACGTACACATTGAAATATTCAGTTCTCTAGAAAATGCTCGGGAGATATGGTACACAGATGGCGATGACAGCGGAGGAGCAGTGAAAATTGGAGAACTGATGGTGGACTTACCGCCGTGCGCTGACAATGGGCAAAAGAGAGAGGTGGAATTCACGTTTGATTTTAGCCATACTGAAATTAAAGTTGTGGGATTCGAAAAGACGTCGCGATTGCAGGTCAAAACTGTTATTGATTTTCTGACATCTCATATTTAG
- the LOC135347981 gene encoding uncharacterized protein LOC135347981 translates to MSKMAYTCRQLNSTNTALSYFHVAVLCKLEQAEMVKTGLMKCFDSAEIAYHYDKSKPESPSVRDGKVGLTPCLEAIVIGHWSQSGKLLRDHQKCRHNVFCHNGLDDETLTESIVETFTYSGQTVLDATESGSMAAVKSGRNLVAVFEEGASKQDFLEKVDSD, encoded by the exons ATGTCAAAGATGGCTTACACTTGCCGTCAACTCAACTCAACAAATACAGCATTGTCATACTTTCATGTGGCTGTACTCTGCAAGCTTGAACAGGCAGAGATGGTCAAGACTGGTCTAATGAAATGTTTTGACTCAGCTGAAATTGCTTATCATTATGACAAGTCGAAACCAG AATCACCGAGTGTCCGTGATGGGAAAGTAGGATTAACTCCTTGTTTAGAAGCAATCGTCATCGGCCATTGGTCACAGAGTGGCAAACTCTTGCGTGATCACCAGAAATGTCGCCACAACGTGTTTTGCCACAATGGCTTAGACGACGAAACATTGACAGAAAGTATCGTGGAGACGTTCACATACAGTGGACAAACAGTCCTTGATGCTACTGAAAGTG GATCAATGGCTGCTGTGAAATCAGGGCGCAATTTAGTTGCAGTCTTTGAAGAAGGTGCTTCAAAACAAGATTTCCTGGAAAAAGTTGACTCTGACTAA
- the LOC135347844 gene encoding gamma-aminobutyric acid type B receptor subunit 1-like gives MCLVGSLSVQTIIIWIYSYSPMMYLHSHCLVSCLFASIAISGVISKQPLYLLSYTNSEDSIVNPFESSSLTIAAQLAVNHINNNSDLLSGYELRLISQDSGCIALNYVSLFRHFIYSHKNITGILGPGCSEPSITLGSEIITMPMLQTLSVGISATQTLEQQHFVNSFSTLDSTRLIVKALLKIISDNNWTRLFIAFDSTTNYYTKIFEQLNSSLPRTDFKLQYIALHNSTLEFDPVGAAPDCVENPRIFIVIAGSEIVKRIVCLFDKNFMGILYPTYQFVVVGQTLESLVTDVTFELVTFINDTVRTHAVFECSSDDIETRLIGSIFLLYNVVANTTNTLSGLSHSQFVEEYNRNIQTYNNENSNNLLPSFYGAPFYDSVWALALALNRSATDLGGNGLSDLSDYNYGDKNSTEIIRNHLLSVDFPGISGRIRFSRNNTFVPRVVDIFQVRNNKLILLEYYMYNVTEDDVTEDGLFAYGNETITDYIGDTFKLVTEKPLYTGVVLMVTIVLISILLIGFQLLSVVYVKHPSIRATSPRVYHLTYIACYILLSACVLKIVAFSFNLPEYSLKSECRIDQLAEFLFGTSDVLLYATLAAISFRIYRIFVHYMNPGKFIQNSYLISFIAIITLLYIVCDAVTIALTIEDPRIDCSNITGSVMTVDIICNVQFEWYRLPNVAFPIVPSVLACVFSLLGSKKVSINKFKTTSFALLCFIAYLNVATLTLFYLTNATSPTPALVIGSKLALVICCILLLYLPPSWPIFKEWYTGSRLEQYYVSTRSCQETDIKPKITITLAAENKLNEVNSSTI, from the coding sequence atgtgtctagTTGGCTCATTATCAGttcagactataattatatggatctatagctatagtccAATGATGTATCTACATAGCCATTGTTTAGTCAGTTGCCTATTTGCATCCATTGCCATCTCAGGAGTGATCTCTAAGCAACCTCTCTACTTGCTGTCCTATACTAACTCTGAAGACTCTATTGTGAATCCATTTGAAAGCTCATCCCTAACTATTGCTGCACAGTTGGCAGTGAACCACATCAACAACAATTCAGACTTACTTTCAGGCTATGAACTACGTTTAATCAGCCAAGACAGTGGATGTATTGCATTAAATTATGTGTCTTTGTTTAGACATTTCATTTACAGCCACAAGAACATTACCGGCATTCTGGGGCCTGGTTGCTCAGAACCTTCCATCACTCTAGGCTCGGAGATTATCACGATGCCAATGCTACAGACCTTATCAGTCGGTATATCTGCAACTCAAACATTGGAGCAACAGCATTTTGTGAACTCGTTTAGTACGCTCGACTCTACACGACTTATAGTTAAAGCTTTGCTAAAGATTATTAGCGATAATAACTGGACCAGATTGTTTATCGCATTCGATTCTACGACCAATTACTATACTAAAATATTCGAGCAACTCAATTCAAGCTTACCAAGAACTGACTTTAAATTACAATACATTGCTCTGCACAATAGTACACTTGAGTTTGATCCTGTTGGTGCTGCACCAGATTGTGTTGAAAATCCACGGATCTTCATTGTCATAGCTGGCTCAGAAATAGTGAAAAGGATAGTTTGCCTCTTTGACAAAAATTTTATGGGAATCTTATACCCCACGTACCAGTTTGTAGTAGTTGGTCAAACGTTGGAGTCTTTAGTAACTGATGTAACTTTTGAATTGGTTACTTTTATCAATGACACTGTTcgtacacatgcagtttttGAGTGCTCTTCGGATGATATTGAAACTCGGCTTATTGGTTCTATTTTTCTTCTCTACAACGTTGTAGCCAATACCACAAACACACTCTCCGGCTTGTCACATTCACAATTTGTTGAGGAATACAATCGTAACATTCAAACTTATAACAATGAAAACTCAAATAACCTGCTTCCTAGTTTCTATGGTGCTCCTTTTTACGATTCTGTTTGGGCACTTGCATTAGCTCTTAATCGCTCAGCTACTGATTTGGGGGGAAATGGACTATCTGATCTTTCAGATTATAACTATGGCGATAAAAACTCAACTGAGATAATTCGAAACCATTTGCTATCAGTTGATTTTCCAGGAATTTCTGGGAGGATTAGATTCAGCAGGAATAATACATTTGTTCCACGGGTTGTCGACATCTTTCAGGTTCGAAATAACAAACTGATATTATTggaatactacatgtacaatgtcacaGAAGACGATGTCACAGAAGACGGGCTATTTGCGTATGGAAACGAAACCATCACGGACTATATCGGTGACACGTTTAAACTAGTCACTGAGAAACCTTTATACACGGGGGTTGTACTGATGGTGACTATCGTGTTAATTTCGATACTTCTGATAGGGTTTCAATTGTTGAGTGTTGTGTATGTAAAGCATCCGTCCATTAGGGCAACTAGCCCGAGGGTATACCACTTAACCTACATTGCTTGCTACATACTTCTGAGTGCTTGTGTTTTAAAGATAGTAGCTTTCTCTTTCAACTTACCCGAATACAGCCTAAAAAGTGAATGTAGGATTGATCAATTGGCGGAGTTTCTATTCGGGACGAGTGATGTTCTCTTGTATGCAACTTTGGCCGCTATTTCATTTCGTATTTACCGGATATTTGTCCACTATATGAATCCAGGAAAGTTTATTCAGAATTCGTACTTGATATCCTTCATTGCAATCATCACTCTTCTTTACATTGTATGCGATGCAGTAACGATTGCACTAACTATTGAAGATCCGCGTATAGATTGCTCGAACATTACTGGGAGTGTGATGACTGTTGACATTATTTGTAACGTTCAGTTTGAATGGTATAGACTTCCTAACGTCGCATTTCCAATTGTACCGAGTGTTTTAGCTTGTGTTTTTTCACTTTTAGGAAGCAAGAAAGTGTCAATAAATAAGTTTAAAACTACTTCCTTTGCATTGCTCTGTTTCATCGCCTATCTCAACGTAGCCACATTGACCCTGTTCTATTTAACCAATGCTACCTCACCAACCCCTGCACTAGTGATTGGATCCAAACTAGCTTTGGTTATTTGTTGCATACTTCTTCTCTATCTACCTCCGAGTTGGCCCATCTTCAAGGAATGGTACACCGGCTCTCGCTTGGAGCAGTATTATGTATCAACCCGTTCTTGTCAGGAAACAGATATCAAGCCAAAAATAACAATTACGTTAGCTGCTGAAAACAAACTGAATGAAGTAAACTCATCCACAATTTAA
- the LOC135347974 gene encoding uncharacterized protein LOC135347974, whose amino-acid sequence MDQNKTNVPHVTQETKSTQNLWRLRSHLTGALVHTKSVNGKVVFAFFDLMQWPHDSNLTIAVLNLVLVTLQQAIFDHPLPPVLYVQLDNTARENKNKYVFSYLALLVQLKIFKKIRVNFLPVGNTHEDVDQFFSKVSTQLKRLGTETISDLHSVTEQSFTPEPITAQIQAIHDVRSWLIPHIEDLHGHSQPHAFGSP is encoded by the exons ATGGACCAGAACAAGACAAATGTGCCACATGTTACCCAGGAAACAAAGTCCACTCAAAATCTTTGGCGTCTACGTAGCCATCTAACAGGAGCCCTGGTTCATACCAAATCTGTTAACGGGAAAGTGGTGTTTGCTTTCTTTGATCTCATGCAGTGGCCCCATGATTCCAATCTTACGATAGCAGTTCTAAATTTGGTACTTGTCACACTCCAGCAAGCTATTTTTGATCACCCACTACCACCTGTGTTGTACGTCCAACTGGATAATACTGCTCGCGAAAACAAAAACAAGTATGTCTTCTCTTATCTTGCCTTGCTTGTTCAGTTGAAGATATTCAAGAAG ATCCGAGTGAACTTTTTACCGGTGGGTAACACCCATGAAGACGTTGATCAGTTCTTCAGCAAAGTGTCCACCCAGCTCAAACGCTTGGGAACAGAGACTATCAGCG ACCTGCACAGTGTAACAGAACAGAGCTTCACACCTGAGCCAATAACAGCCCAAATTCAGGCAATACATGATGTTCGATCCTGGCTCATCCCTCATATTGAAGATCTTCATGGTCATAGCCAGCCTCATGCTTTCGGTTCACCTTAA
- the LOC135347932 gene encoding uncharacterized protein LOC135347932 isoform X1, with protein sequence MAARFLDNECEGVSLQEPCVNPYCQRKIRQLEEELHRVKSVGYDMLKQRGGWQVLGKTPSDSSLDFNNLFDHEVEDLSKSLTDDVGMNEDKARLLACNEFQRIYGSLKSTIFKKLVETLHKVFMIGSGEESEEQSYDICRAYGLLLNASAVTAKLLHEEISTQTTTSLLNEHKSLSVSATKTFATKSAQLSWDLLTTIPPLLSITPPTSYFREWHEKELAPTWNKELVNYDLVYYRPVLFMSCEGMVARKGWVGNTEASNHSPNDLTTDGPNITAQNCSFLSVERHDYKTYFQSSASHHDIPHPVPHHIMRFPAARSRTSVRADESDRGSQFINEIDQETTSKFYPQTMGVDTSGSSSVRSQKCLENWSVTKSLM encoded by the exons ATGGCAGCAAGATTTTTGGACAATGAATGTGAGGGTGTGTCACTGCAAGAGCCTTGTGTGAATCCTTACTGTCAGAGAAAAATTAGACAACTTGAAGAAGAGCTTCACAG GGTGAAGAGCGTGGGATACGACATGCTCAAACAGAGGGGTGGCTGGCAGGTGCTCGGCAAAACTCCATCAGACAGCAGCCTGGACTTCAACAACCTCTTTGACCATGAAGTAGAAGATCTCTCCAAGAGTCTCACAGATGATGTTGGCATGAATGAAGACAAAGCTCGATTGCTGGCTTGCAATGAGTTTCAG AGAATTTACGGTTCGCTGAAGAGTACCATATTTAAAAAGCTGGTTGAAACGTTACACAAAGTGTTTATGATTGGCTCTGGGGAAGAGAGTGAAGAACAGTCTTACGACATATGCCGAGCGTATGGACTTCTGCTGAATGCATCGGCTGTAACTGCAAAACTCCTGCACGAGGAAATATCAACACAG ACAACTACGTCCTTGTTGAATGAACACAAGTCACTTTCAGTGTCAGCAACGAAAACGTTTGCCACTAAATCAGCACAACTCTCATGGGACTTGTTGACCACTATCCCTCCGTTGCTTTCCATCACACCACCTACTTCTTACTTCAGGGAATGGCACGAGAAAGAACTAGCCCCAACATGGAATAAAGAACTCGTCAACTACGATCTTGTGTACTATAGACCTGTTCTTTTCATGAGTTGTGAGGGAATGGTGGCAAGGAAAGGATGGGTTGGTAACACCGAAGCAAGCAATCACAGCCCCAATGACCTAACAACAGATGGTCCAAATATTACTGCTCAGAATTGTTCGTTCTTATCAGTTGAACGTCATGACTACAAAACATACTTTCAATCGAGTGCTTCCCATCACGACATTCCTCACCCAGTACCACATCACATTATGAGGTTCCCAGCTGCAAGGTCAAGAACGTCCGTTAGGGCTGATGAGTCCGATAGAGGATCACAATTTATAAACGAAATTGATCAAGAAACTACATCCAAGTTTTATCCTCAAACTATGGGCGTTGATACCTCAGGCTCGAGTTCTGTGAGAAGTCAAAAGTGCTTGGAAAATTGGAGTGTCACGAAATCGTTAATGTGA
- the LOC135347932 gene encoding uncharacterized protein LOC135347932 isoform X2, translating into MAARFLDNECEGVSLQEPCVNPYCQRKIRQLEEELHRVKSVGYDMLKQRGGWQVLGKTPSDSSLDFNNLFDHEVEDLSKSLTDDVGMNEDKARLLACNEFQRIYGSLKSTIFKKLVETLHKVFMIGSGEESEEQSYDICRAYGLLLNASAVTAKLLHEEISTQICSLYELWGRWQGKDGLEILTANRL; encoded by the exons ATGGCAGCAAGATTTTTGGACAATGAATGTGAGGGTGTGTCACTGCAAGAGCCTTGTGTGAATCCTTACTGTCAGAGAAAAATTAGACAACTTGAAGAAGAGCTTCACAG GGTGAAGAGCGTGGGATACGACATGCTCAAACAGAGGGGTGGCTGGCAGGTGCTCGGCAAAACTCCATCAGACAGCAGCCTGGACTTCAACAACCTCTTTGACCATGAAGTAGAAGATCTCTCCAAGAGTCTCACAGATGATGTTGGCATGAATGAAGACAAAGCTCGATTGCTGGCTTGCAATGAGTTTCAG AGAATTTACGGTTCGCTGAAGAGTACCATATTTAAAAAGCTGGTTGAAACGTTACACAAAGTGTTTATGATTGGCTCTGGGGAAGAGAGTGAAGAACAGTCTTACGACATATGCCGAGCGTATGGACTTCTGCTGAATGCATCGGCTGTAACTGCAAAACTCCTGCACGAGGAAATATCAACACAG ATCTGTTCTCTTTACGAGTTGTGGGGAAGGTGGCAAGGAAAGGATGGATTGGAAATACTTACTGCTAACAGGTTATGA